One Methylophaga marina DNA window includes the following coding sequences:
- a CDS encoding energy transducer TonB produces the protein MDIPAIDVPMNITGGPYLGDFAAAPKAAPAPAPNNAPMLDNEVVPLVRIPPKYPRVASRRGIEGVVTVTFIITKDGRVRDPKVIKAEPASVFNDAALRAILKWKFKPKYVDGQAVERQATQEIEFKLSR, from the coding sequence ATGGATATTCCTGCCATTGATGTGCCCATGAATATTACAGGCGGGCCTTATCTGGGCGATTTTGCGGCTGCTCCCAAAGCAGCGCCAGCACCAGCACCGAATAATGCGCCAATGTTAGATAATGAGGTGGTGCCACTGGTGCGTATTCCTCCTAAATATCCTCGCGTGGCTTCCAGACGGGGTATTGAAGGTGTGGTCACGGTGACATTTATCATCACTAAAGATGGCCGAGTACGTGATCCAAAAGTCATTAAAGCTGAACCTGCTAGTGTGTTTAATGATGCGGCTTTGAGAGCAATCCTTAAATGGAAGTTCAAACCCAAGTATGTGGATGGACAAGCTGTTGAACGTCAGGCCACTCAGGAAATAGAGTTTAAATTGTCACGATGA
- a CDS encoding tetratricopeptide repeat protein has product MSKPLLTILIVLFVLGIGTVSAAETKDEQFLLSEDTYKALNQAQELMEKESYPQAQQQLNNLLDKVEKGSYEQAVVLQTLGFLYSSLEQYKKATDTFQRALDLDALPKDVTHTLRYNLAQLLIADGQYKKGIPLMEEWLSAEKNLTTQSMCFWPVPIIK; this is encoded by the coding sequence ATGAGTAAGCCATTACTAACCATATTGATTGTGCTGTTTGTCCTAGGGATAGGGACTGTCTCTGCTGCCGAAACGAAAGATGAGCAGTTTCTACTTAGTGAAGACACATATAAAGCCCTGAATCAGGCTCAAGAGCTGATGGAGAAAGAAAGCTATCCTCAAGCTCAACAGCAGCTGAATAACTTGCTCGATAAGGTGGAAAAAGGCAGCTATGAGCAAGCCGTTGTTCTGCAAACATTGGGTTTTTTATACTCCTCCCTTGAACAGTATAAAAAAGCGACGGATACATTTCAGCGCGCGTTGGACTTGGATGCCTTGCCAAAGGATGTAACGCACACGCTACGTTATAATCTGGCACAGCTACTAATTGCGGATGGCCAGTATAAAAAAGGTATTCCGCTGATGGAAGAATGGCTGTCTGCAGAAAAAAACCTGACAACACAGTCTATGTGCTTTTGGCCAGTGCCTATTATCAAATAG
- a CDS encoding tetratricopeptide repeat protein yields the protein MAVCRKKPDNTVYVLLASAYYQIENFSKAADRINIAIKNDKTPKEDWYRLLLSSYLSLKHYKSAINVLEVLITRYPDKKVYWEQLSALYMQQNKEFTSLAVKMLAKRLDLTEPKTLVNLSDMYRYLAVPFKAGQLLEQGMQQKVIPRNYDNLNKLADSWLAARENQRAAETLNVMITMDNTGESHLKLSQIYIRTEQWGKVVDTLSSAINKLKGNKLGQTHLMLGTAYYHLDNLEQAKDQFIKAAAFDAQKKQAGQWLQHINSLLEKKDEPAA from the coding sequence ATGGCTGTCTGCAGAAAAAAACCTGACAACACAGTCTATGTGCTTTTGGCCAGTGCCTATTATCAAATAGAAAACTTTTCAAAAGCAGCGGATAGAATCAACATCGCCATCAAAAACGATAAAACTCCCAAAGAGGACTGGTACCGCTTATTGTTATCCTCGTACTTGTCACTGAAACACTATAAGTCTGCCATTAATGTGCTTGAGGTATTGATTACCCGATATCCGGATAAAAAAGTGTATTGGGAGCAATTGTCTGCTTTATACATGCAACAGAATAAAGAGTTCACCTCTCTTGCTGTAAAAATGCTGGCTAAACGTCTTGACCTGACAGAACCTAAAACCCTGGTCAACTTGTCAGATATGTACCGTTATCTGGCCGTGCCATTCAAAGCTGGCCAATTACTTGAACAAGGTATGCAACAAAAAGTCATCCCACGTAACTATGACAATCTGAATAAGTTAGCTGACAGTTGGTTAGCCGCTCGGGAAAATCAGCGTGCAGCAGAGACATTAAATGTCATGATTACCATGGATAACACGGGTGAAAGCCACTTAAAACTGAGCCAAATCTATATCAGGACTGAGCAGTGGGGTAAGGTAGTAGATACGTTATCCAGTGCCATAAATAAATTAAAAGGCAATAAACTGGGACAAACCCACCTGATGTTAGGAACGGCTTATTACCACCTGGACAATTTAGAGCAGGCAAAGGATCAGTTTATAAAAGCGGCGGCTTTTGATGCACAGAAAAAACAAGCTGGGCAGTGGTTGCAACATATTAACAGTCTGTTAGAGAAGAAAGATGAGCCGGCTGCCTGA
- a CDS encoding class II aldolase/adducin family protein, protein MSRLPDLHEQKQALVQHYKWLRQYGCNDSHSGNASFRWHNDVWVTPTGCCADTLSPDDLVRCHLDGHCGEGASLDAPLHIAVYQQNDKTRAVFHSHGPHAVAMTLTGDGFTPIDFEGQYYFPVVPIIHINYAEYVEKAPAAVAQTLKKYKVTVVSGHGVYACAETINLAYKWTCSLELSAKTAWLAKQI, encoded by the coding sequence ATGAGCCGGCTGCCTGATCTGCATGAGCAAAAACAGGCACTGGTTCAACATTACAAATGGTTGCGTCAATACGGATGCAATGACTCCCACAGTGGTAATGCTTCTTTTCGCTGGCATAATGATGTCTGGGTGACGCCAACAGGTTGTTGTGCCGATACACTCAGCCCTGATGATTTGGTTCGTTGTCATCTTGATGGCCACTGCGGGGAAGGCGCTTCTCTGGATGCGCCTCTGCATATTGCTGTTTATCAACAAAACGACAAAACCCGGGCAGTATTTCATAGCCATGGACCTCATGCCGTCGCCATGACCTTAACTGGTGATGGTTTTACACCCATCGATTTTGAAGGGCAATACTACTTTCCAGTGGTCCCGATTATTCATATCAATTATGCTGAATATGTCGAAAAGGCACCCGCTGCTGTTGCGCAGACTTTAAAAAAGTATAAGGTGACAGTAGTCAGTGGCCATGGTGTCTATGCCTGTGCCGAAACGATAAATTTGGCCTATAAATGGACATGTTCACTGGAGTTGTCAGCAAAAACAGCATGGTTAGCTAAACAAATCTGA